The Vreelandella piezotolerans genomic interval ATTAGTCAATGCCTCGGGGATCTCTTCTGCTGAGTTTCAGAAGGCGGGGATGCGGGACGATTGTGAGAAAGTGGTCGGTTACTCATTACCGGAAACGCGGACTTGGCCCTGGTTGTTAGCACTCGGCAGCCGAAATCGAACCCGCCATGGAGGACAACAGGTATGCACGTTGTGCTTGGCAGAGGACTCAACCCCCTACTTGCGCCGATAATGGCGATTCGCTTGGCACACTGGGTGCCGCTTTCATGGGGTGCAGCTGATAGATGAGTGCCCAGCATGTAAGGCCCCGATAGAGCCCCATCGCCTGTCAGCGGAAGATCAACATTTAGCTCAGTGCAGCCGGTGTCATGACGATTTTAGAAAGGCGGTGCACACGTCGCATTTACCTGAAGCGTTCAGTTTCCAAGTGATGGCGGATCGTGTTTTAAAAACGGATAACGTGACGTTTAGGCAGGCCTCTATCGCACCCGCCGATTGGTTTTCTATGGTGACCTTCTTTCTTGGCGTTGTACGGCGTGCAAGTCGGCGGCCTTCGTCACCCCTCGGCGATGCGCTTCTGTCATTGGGCGTTTCGGTTACGGATAGCCGGATGCCTTTGTCTGGGTTAGCGTTTGAGCTGTTGCCTGTCAGCGAGCGTCGTGCTTTATTAGCGCGGGTTGAGCGGTTAGTGAGCATAGGCGTTGAGGAAACGTTCAATGCGTTGGTCGCGTTCAATGTGAAAACGAGCGCGCTTCATGATCCCCGAAAGTCACCCCCCGTTGTGCTGTTGCCAATGTTGTCACGATTATCTCATCACCCTCATGGGCCACATCGCCGCCGCGTTCAACCGGATCATCGCCCTACGTCGGAACGTGCTGTTAGAGCCTCTTGGGCGCGTTTAAAACGCAGAATGAAAGCGGAGCCAACCTTTTGAATCAACACCAAACGGTCGGCTGCGATGAGTGTGGCCGGGAAGTCTCCAAGTTGTGGCGACGCCACAAGGGGCATGGTTACTGCTCAACCTGCTATGCCCGGGTGTTTAAGCGACGGATGTGCCCACGATGCGGTGAGTTAGCCCGCCTGCCGAAGAATGACCCAGAAGCCGTCTGTCGCCAGTGTGATGTCGACAAGCCGTGCGCAAGATGTGGAAAAGCCAGCTCAGACTACAACATCGGCAAGGTTACTCCATACGGCCCTGTCTGCAACGCATGTGCTCCCTATTTTCGAGAGCCGGAACCCTGCGAGGCGTGTGGGAGGCCGTCTCAACGTCTTACCCGGGTGACTCGCATGGGTCATGATCATCGCTTATGTCCAAGCTGTGCGACTGCAGACCACGGTACCTGCTCTGCGTGTCGTCGACATCGTTTATTGGTGGTGGTACCCAACGGGGATGCGTTGTGCAAAGCCTGTTATGAGCAAGGTGAGGTTGCCTGCCCATCGTGTGGCCATCCTATGCCAGCGGGTCGAGGCGATGCTTGTGAGCCTTGCTACTGGACGCGGACATGTCGTAAGCGGATCACCATTGGCCAAGCTGGTATCAGTGCCAAAGCGTTAAGTGAGGCATTTGGGGAGTTTGGTGAATGGTTGATTCGCACCACGGGGCCGCATAAGGCTGCCCTCAAGATCAACCATTTCTTATCGTTCTTCCTGGAGCTCGACCAGGCATGGTCACGCATACCAAGCTATACGGAACTGCTCCATCACTTTGGGGCTGAGGGGTTGCGGCGTGTGAGGCTCCCTATGCGCTGGTTGCATGAAGAGAAAGGGGTTGAGCCGGATCATCAGGCCAAGCGCATCAGCTCGGAGAAACGGCGTATTCAGGCGTGCCTCAGTTCCATGCCGTCCGCTTCGTTATCAGAAGGCGTGCTGCAAACCTATTGGCAGCAATTGGAAGCACGTATTGAGGCGGGCAGAACGTCGCATACGTCCGCACGCTTTGCACTAAGCGCAGCAGCCGCATTGTTACTCAATACTGACCGAGAGGGACAGCGGCTACCTAACCAGGGCGATGTGGACAGTTACTTGAGTGCGGTGCCCGGACAAGCAGCCTCGGTGACGGGGTTTACCAATTTCTTAAATCGCCAACATGCCACCACACTGACCCCTAGGGTGGATGAGAAACGGGC includes:
- a CDS encoding TniQ family protein, coding for MPWALSVPLLPEESLSSWFVRAALRQGCDPLSLTGAIWPTWRIWTRDIDREIPFVRMRPLVNASGISSAEFQKAGMRDDCEKVVGYSLPETRTWPWLLALGSRNRTRHGGQQVCTLCLAEDSTPYLRR